A region from the Arachis ipaensis cultivar K30076 chromosome B01, Araip1.1, whole genome shotgun sequence genome encodes:
- the LOC107646572 gene encoding serine/threonine-protein phosphatase 7 long form homolog → MYRLNNIAHVAGFIDEELTRCVRRICRQQKMILHDRIMPYLDSTGLLHVARLNDYWFKLDEPLISSFVERWRPETHTFHMPFGECTVTLQDVAYQFGLPVDGFPVSGCLSDFEQLMEGGKPAWQWFKELFGELPPEDCIDEFTVSYGWFQNRFRVMPTDATEATVQVYACDYIMMLLSTILFGDKSGARVHLRWLPYVADLDGLGKYSWDSATLSWLYRCLYRVANQNVKNLVGPLALLQSWIFWRFPTFRPRGFDVIEMGVCSSFHLVHSP, encoded by the exons ATGTATCGATTGAACAACATCGCGCACGTGGCAGGTTTTATCGACGAAGAG CTAACCCGATGTGTACGGAGAATCTGTAGGCAACAGAAGATGATATTGCATGACCGTATTATGCCTTACCTAGATAGCACCGGATTGCTACATGTTGCTAGGCTGAATGATTATTGGTTTAAGCTGGATGAGCCACTGATTAGTTCCTTCGTTGAGCGATGGCGTCCAGAGACTCACACTTTCCACATGCCATTTGGAGAGTGCACTGTTACTTTACAGGATGTGGCATATCAGTTCGGCCTCCCTGTTGATGGATTTCCAGTTAGTGGTTGTCTTAGTGACTTTGAGCAGTTGATGGAGGGTGGAAAGCCTGCGTGGCagtggtttaaagagctattcgGTGAGCTTCCTCCTGAGGACTGTATCGATGAGTTCACCGTGTCGTATGGCTGGTTTCAAAACAGGTTCAGAGTCATGCCGACTGATGCTACAGAGGCAACGGTACAGGTCTATGCGTGTGAttacatcatgatgttgttgtcCACGATACTTTTTGGCGACAAGTCCGGTGCCAGAGTTCACTTACGCTGGCTCCCGTATGTTGCGGATCTTGACGGACTCGGCAAGTATAGCTGGGATTCAGCCACGTTGTCTTGGTTATATAGGTGTCTCTATAGAGTTGCCAATCAGAATGTGAAGAACTTAGTTGGGCCACTAGCGTTGCTACAGTCCTGGATATTTTGGAGGTTTCCCACATTCAGGCCGAGAGGGTTTGATGTCATAGAGATGGGAGTATGTTCGAGTTTCCATCTTGTGCATTCGCCATGA